One Cyanobacteria bacterium GSL.Bin1 genomic window, TCGTTTGGGAGTTGAAATTGAGAAACAAAATGCCCGCCAAGGTAAAGACAGTCGTGTCGGAATCTTAACCCAATGGCAACTCCCTGAAAGCGCTTTCTGAGAAAGAGTTATGTTATGATGATTGGTATAACTTGGGATACAGAGGTTCTGAATCAAACTTGATACGAGGTCTTTGTAAACCATCACCACTAAAAGTTATTCTCGCTCTCGGAGCCTGTTTGTTTCATGTCGATTTATGTTGGTAACTTGCCTTACGAAGTTACAGAACAAGAAGTTAATGAAGTCTTTTCTGAATACGGTACAGTCAAGCGTGTAACGATTCCTGTTGATCGGGAAACCGGAAAAGTGCGTGGATTCGGTTTTGTAGAAATGGAAACTGAGTCGGATGAATCCCCAGCAATTGAAGCCCTAGATGGTGCGGAATGGATGGGACGAGAGTTGCGAGTGAACAAAGCTCGCCCTCGTAAAGAAAATAACAATCGAAATCGAGGAGGAGGTAGAGGCAATCGCGAGGATCGATTCTAAATTCAAATTGAAATCCTTCTCAGTTCAAGAAATATCCCCAACAGAACTCCTATGCTAGGCTCGAAGTAGAAGCTGGAGTTTTGCTTAGAGATCAGTGTAGAATTTTGTAGAATACTTTAGCTGTCTTCATCGACGAATAATTGTAAGCACAAACGACTCTATTGGGCTTAGTTGATGAAGAATTTTATTATGACTCATACTGTTATAAATCAAGGAGGTTAGTATCTTATGACCCAGGTGACTGTTGGTCAAAATGAAAATATTGAATCGGCATTACGTCGCTTTAAACGCCAAGTTTCCAAAGCCGGAATCTTTGCCGATATTAAACGCACTCGTTTCCACGAAACCCCAATCGAGAAAAAGAAACGCAAAGAGGTTGCCCGACGCAAGAAACGTTTTCGCTCTTAAGTTAATCGTTTTGAGAAACTCCCCCGCTTGGTGGCGGGGATATTTGTTTATGGGATGAGTAAATTTTTGTTAGAGTCGTTTTCTCCTTTATGCGCGATCGCGCCAACCCCCAAGGCAATCCGAACCCTACAGCCTCTGTGCCAAAGAGAACGGATTACCTTATTTGTGCCGAGTGATTTAAAGACTGATGCTGCCGATGTTGTTCCCTACCACGAGAAACTCAGGGTTCACTTGACAAACATTTGGTCGCAGTATCGGGGGATTATTTTTGTCATGGCAACCGGGGCGGTTGTGCGCTTAATTGCCCCCCTTTTAAGGGATAAACAGCAGGATCCGGCAATTGTGGTGATGGATGAAGCCGGAGAAAATATGATCAGCCTTTGTGGGGGTCATCAAGGAGGGGGCGAGGCGTTAACTCGTTTGTTAGCGCAAGCTTTAGGCGGAAATCCAGTTTTAACTGGGGCATCTGCCAGTTTAGAGTTTCCTGGGATCGATGTGCTGGGGAATCCCTTTGGTTGGCGTCGCGGAAAGGGAGATTGGACAGGTGTGAGTCGCGCGATCGCGCATCAGCAGCCGGTACAAATTATACAAAAAGTCGGTTCTACCCTCTGGCAAAGGCATCTCCCTACCGATCATTGTTTCCAGTTTGAGGAAAAGGCAACAGAGACGAAAGCAGCGGTTTTAATTACGGATCGCGAAGAAGCCTTCGATCCTCAAATTCCGCAAGTGTTGTGGCATCCGCGTGTGTTGTGGGTGGGCATAGGCTGCGAACGAGGAACAGCGAAAGCGGTAATTAAACAAGCGTTACAAGCAACGTTGCAGCAGTATGGTTTAGCCTCAGGCGCGATCGCGGGGTTAGCGACCATTGAGTTAAAAGCCGATGAAGCAGGAATTTTAGACCTAGCTGCTGAGCAAAACTACCCCCTGAAAATTTATTCAGCCGCAGAATTAAATCAAGTGAGTGTTCCCACTCCCTCTGCAGTAGTAGCGCAAGAAGTAGGAACAGCTAGTGTTGCAGAAGCCTCCGCCCTGAAAGCCGCTGACAACAGTGAACTGTTAGTGACCAAACAAATTTTCAAATCTAAGCAAGGGGCAGCAACAATCGCGATCGCGCGCTCAAAAACTGAATTGATTGGATCGACCGGAGAACTCTACCTGATTGGCGCAGGTCCTGGTGACTTAAATCAAATTACTCCGTTTGCCCGCACCGCCCTTACCAAAGCAGATGTGGTCATTGGCTACTCCCTTTATTTAGATCTGATTCAGCCCTTACAACGTCCCGGACAAATCATTGAACGCTATGCGATTACCCAAGAGAAAGAACGGGCAGAACGAGCGATTCACCTGGCAAATTGGGGGTTAAAGGTTGCCGTCGTCTCTTCAGGGGATATTGGCATTTACGGGATGGGCGGATTAGTGTTTGAAGAACTTGCCCATCAAGGTTGGGATGGTCAAACTCCTCAAGTCATCGTTTGTCCCGGGATTACCGCCATGCAAGCAGCAGCTGCGAAAGTCGGCGCCCCCCTGATGCACGATTTTTGTGCGATTAGTCTCAGTGATTTGTTAACCCCTTGGCAAGTCATTGAAAAACGCTTAACCGCAGCGGCACAAGGAGACTTTATTACTGCTTTATATAATCCGCGATCGCGATCGCGCACCGAACAGATTAAAATTGCTCAAAGTATTTTCAGCGAACATCGGACACCCGATACCCCAGTTGCACTCGTCCGTTCCGTTTCCCGAGTAGATGAACAAATCACTTTGACGACCCTACAAGAAATGTTAGAGCATCCCATTGACATGCTCACTGTTGTCATTATTGGCAATCGTAGTACCCGAAACGCTCAAGGTTGGATGATTACCCCGCGCGGTTATTACTAAAAGATCTAGCTTCTTCTTTGTAAAACTTAAAGAATTATTACATGATATGCCTTGAATCGGGGCAAGATAGAAATGTAGGTTCCTTTAATGGATTCGGTACTCATTTGCCGTATAACTAGATACAGGGAGTATTGTCGAGAGGTTCCGAGTGAGCTAACTCTACCATTTAGCACTCAGGCTTCAACATAATGACTTTCACGGCATTGTCGTGGGAAGTCAGCGGTACACCGGACTCAAAGTCCGGTGCGGGGCTTTCAGGGTGCGGAATTCATTTCCGCACACAGCCCCTTGCCTGCGCTGACCGCCCAGCCGCGGTCAATCTTTCCCTGCTCAAGTGCGATTTGGAAAAACACGGATTGAGGTTCAGTATTGTGTCTAAAAATATTTTTGTTGTTGGTCTCGACGAGTTTAATCTAGTAAAGCTCAAATCCCTACCCTGTGCAGCAGAATATAACTTTCATGCTTTGCTGCGCTATGAAGAGATTCGGGGTGTCAAGAGTTACTCGTTTCAAGAACTCTTAGACAAAGCAGAAGCTAAACTACAAGCGTTTAACGGAACGGTTGATGCAATTGTGGGCTATTTCGATTTTCCGATTAGTGACATGGTACCGATGCTCTGTCGTGAACGGGGCTTAACCTCTGCTTCTCTTGAAAGTGTGGTCAAGTGTGAGCATAAATATTGGAGTCGGCTCGAACAAAAGCAAGCAATCCCAGAACATATTCCAGGTTTCGATCTCTTCGATCCGTTTGATGACAACGCACGGCAAAATATCTCACTGAATTACCCTTTTTGGATTAAACCGATTAAATCCTTTCGGTCTTTTCTGGGGTTTAAGATCAGTAATGAGCAACAATTTTATGAAAGTGTTGCGATTATCCGCGACCAAATTGAGAAGATTTCTGAGCCATTTAACGGCTTACTCGAATATCTCAATCTTCCCCAAGCCATTGCCAATATCCCCGGACGTTATTGTCTAGCCGAAGAAATTATCACTGGTCGGCAATGCACCCTTGAGGGCTATGTTTTCCGGGGGGATGTTCATGTTTACGGTGTGGTCGATTC contains:
- the cobJ gene encoding precorrin-3B C(17)-methyltransferase, with amino-acid sequence MSKFLLESFSPLCAIAPTPKAIRTLQPLCQRERITLFVPSDLKTDAADVVPYHEKLRVHLTNIWSQYRGIIFVMATGAVVRLIAPLLRDKQQDPAIVVMDEAGENMISLCGGHQGGGEALTRLLAQALGGNPVLTGASASLEFPGIDVLGNPFGWRRGKGDWTGVSRAIAHQQPVQIIQKVGSTLWQRHLPTDHCFQFEEKATETKAAVLITDREEAFDPQIPQVLWHPRVLWVGIGCERGTAKAVIKQALQATLQQYGLASGAIAGLATIELKADEAGILDLAAEQNYPLKIYSAAELNQVSVPTPSAVVAQEVGTASVAEASALKAADNSELLVTKQIFKSKQGAATIAIARSKTELIGSTGELYLIGAGPGDLNQITPFARTALTKADVVIGYSLYLDLIQPLQRPGQIIERYAITQEKERAERAIHLANWGLKVAVVSSGDIGIYGMGGLVFEELAHQGWDGQTPQVIVCPGITAMQAAAAKVGAPLMHDFCAISLSDLLTPWQVIEKRLTAAAQGDFITALYNPRSRSRTEQIKIAQSIFSEHRTPDTPVALVRSVSRVDEQITLTTLQEMLEHPIDMLTVVIIGNRSTRNAQGWMITPRGYY
- a CDS encoding RNA-binding protein — its product is MSIYVGNLPYEVTEQEVNEVFSEYGTVKRVTIPVDRETGKVRGFGFVEMETESDESPAIEALDGAEWMGRELRVNKARPRKENNNRNRGGGRGNREDRF
- a CDS encoding 30S ribosomal protein S21; the protein is MTQVTVGQNENIESALRRFKRQVSKAGIFADIKRTRFHETPIEKKKRKEVARRKKRFRS
- a CDS encoding ATP-grasp domain-containing protein codes for the protein MVSKNIFVVGLDEFNLVKLKSLPCAAEYNFHALLRYEEIRGVKSYSFQELLDKAEAKLQAFNGTVDAIVGYFDFPISDMVPMLCRERGLTSASLESVVKCEHKYWSRLEQKQAIPEHIPGFDLFDPFDDNARQNISLNYPFWIKPIKSFRSFLGFKISNEQQFYESVAIIRDQIEKISEPFNGLLEYLNLPQAIANIPGRYCLAEEIITGRQCTLEGYVFRGDVHVYGVVDSIRYPNSSTFSRYQYPSKLPQYAQEEMAAITERLVKQIGYDNAPFNVEFFYDEKHKKAWFLEINPRISQSHGDLFEKVDGTPHHEIMIDLALGNQPEFPHRKGKYKYAAKFQERRFQDGQVLKVPSQSEIEALQQKIPDTLVDIFVRPGMRLSELANQDSYSYEVADLLLGANSQHELLEKHRQCLEALSFEISP